A genomic region of Canis aureus isolate CA01 chromosome 16, VMU_Caureus_v.1.0, whole genome shotgun sequence contains the following coding sequences:
- the TMEM250 gene encoding transmembrane protein 250, whose product MTPMLTATWTPPLPQVSTSAQAPMPVMPIPRRVRSFHGPHTTCLHAACGPARTSRLARTKYNNFDVYIRARWLYGFIRFLLYFSCSLFTATLWGALATLFCLQYLGVRVLLRFQLKLSVLLLLLGRRRVDFRLLNELLIYGIRVTVLLVGGLGWCFMVFVDM is encoded by the coding sequence ATGACGCCTATGCTGACTGCTACCTGGACACCACCGCTGCCACAAGTTAGCACCAGCGCCCAGGCCCCAATGCCGGTCATGCCCATCCCCCGGCGGGTGCGCTCCTTCCACGGCCCGCACACCACCTGCCTGCACGCAGCCTGTGGGCCGGCGCGCACCTCTCGCCTGGCCCGTACTAAGTACAACAACTTCGATGTCTACATCCGGGCGCGCTGGCTCTACGGCTTCATCCGCTTCTTGCTCTACTTTAGCTGCAGCCTTTTCACGGCCACGCTGTGGGGCGCACTAGCCACCCTCTTCTGCCTGCAGTACCTGGGCGTGCGTGTCCTGCTGCGCTTCCAGCTCAAGCTGtcggtgctgctgctgctgctaggtCGCCGGCGCGTGGATTTCCGCCTCCTCAACGAACTGCTCATCTATGGTATCCGAGTGACCGTGCTGCTCGTTGGGGGCCTGGGCTGGTGCTTCATGGTCTTTGTGGACATGTGA